The Thunnus albacares chromosome 21, fThuAlb1.1, whole genome shotgun sequence genome window below encodes:
- the LOC122972555 gene encoding uncharacterized protein LOC122972555, with translation MFAWVCAGCSGFLPSSKTGMLGLIFLSVPLMKALAKNKRFTGPSDDPAETKLKSVREQFIAGVSEPNLRKLLDKLLQRGVINNDEMEFARTLNRAEKTRQVIDMVRRKGTEASSALIAALCEVDPCLSSELESGPSTSNRTLNVSEDNREDQLDPCVIDQTQVPPEDFRPEVLTESANISYRFNCPGPGVFRCTLTGLVFVMTQEAELRYRTVQWDESHLQQVDKMAAGPLFNIQSPDGAVSQLQLPHCETMDAPLPEGLLSVAHIADDGMSILEPLEITDTHVVVNVPHLSAFGLLWKLVRFLKIPIEIRGQVLLFLRPLDKHLQKLNVFLLPGNVDLDKVKAKQKADHIEISSNCRLITNRSYSVHCKEASRIQPEVLLHLPGPGPAETPSDPAETKLMSVREQFIARVSEANLNKLLDKLLQRGVINNGEMEFAGTPTRADKARQVIDMVLGKGRDASSVLIAALREVDKFLSTELNLQ, from the exons ATGTTTGCGTGGGTTTGCGCCGGGTGCTCCGGTTTCCTCCCATCATCAAAGACAGgtatgttagggttaatatTCCTCTCAGTGCCCCTGATGAAGGCActggcaaaaaacaaaaggttCACCGGTCCAAGTGATGACCCTGCAGAAACAAAGCTGAAGTCTGTTCGGGAACAGTTTATTGCCGGAGTGTCTGAACCTAATCTACGCAAGCTGCTGGATAAACTCCTGCAGCGTGGGGtcataaataatgatgaaatggAGTTTGCCAGAACActgaacagagcagagaaaacacGACAGGTTATCGACATGGTGCGAAGGAAAGGAACAGAAGCCAGTTCAGCTCTGATCGCTGCTCTCTGTGAGGTGGATCCATGTCTTTCatcagagctggagtcag GTCCGTCCACATCCAACAGAACCCTCAATGTGTCTGAGGACAACAGAGAGGATCAGCTGGATCCATGTGTTATTGATCAGACTCAGGTTCCTCCAGAG GACTTCAGACCCGAAGTGCTGACTGagtctgcaaacatttcataCAG GTTCAATTGTCCTGGTCCAGGTGTGTTCCGGTGTACTTTGACTGGACTGGTGTTTGTTATGACTCAGGAGGCGGAGCTGCGGTACAGGACTGTCCAATGGGATGAAAGTCACCTACAACAAGTTGACAAGATGGCTGCAGGACCGCTGTTCAACATCCAGAGTCCTGACGGTGCTGTCAGTCAGCTCCAGCTGCCACACTGTGAAACCATGGATG ctcCGCTCCCTGAAGGTCTGCTGTCTGTCGCCCACATCGCTGATGATGGAATGAGCATCCTGGAGCCGCTGGAGATTACAGACACTCATGTGGTTGTGAACGTCCCTCATCTCTCTGCCTTTGGCCTGCTCTGGAAGCTCGTTAGGTTTCTGAAAATCCCAATAGAAATTAGAGGCCAGGTTCTGCTGTTCCTCCGACCTCTGGACAAACATCTTCAAAAACTCAATGTATTTCTGCTGCCAGGCAACGTTGATCTGGACAAG GTTAAAGCCAAACAAAAGGCTGACCACATTGAGATCTCTTCCAACTGTCGTCTCATCACTAATCGAAGTTACAGTGTTCACTGTAAAGAGGCCTCCAGGATACAGCCTGAG GTACTTCTTCATCTTCCAGGTCCTGGTCCGGCAGAGACTCCGAGTGACCCTGCAGAAACAAAGCTGATGTCTGTTCGGGAACAGTTTATTGCCAGAGTGTCTGAAGCTAATCTAAACAAGCTGCTGGATAAACTCCTGCAGCGTGGGGTCATAAATAATGGTGAAATGGAGTTTGCCGGAACACCGACCAGAGCAGATAAAGCACGACAGGTGATCGACATGGTGCTGGGAAAAGGAAGAGACGCCAGTTCAGTTCTGATTGCTGCTCTCCGTGAGGTGGATAAATTTCTTTCAACAGAGCTGAACTTACAGTAG